In Ferribacterium limneticum, a genomic segment contains:
- a CDS encoding sulfate ABC transporter substrate-binding protein, producing the protein MTHFRKSIVSVLLSLVACAALADATLLNTSYDVARDVYKDYNPLFQKYWKAKTGESLELKQSHGGSSKQVRAVADGLEADVVTMNQANDIEFLADKGLVAKDWAKKFPNNASPYTSTMVFIVRKGNPKAIKDWSDVAGPGVQMIIPHPKNTGNGRNTYLSAWAWALKQPGGSDAKAQEFLGKLLKNAPLFAAGGRDATTTFMQRKMGDVLITFESEAEMIAKEFGKGEFEVVYPSLTMQTEFPVALVEKVVDKKGTRKQAQAYLEYLWSKEGQENAAQNYLRPRDAELLKKYAASFPAVKTFTVDEVFGGANKAFAAHFKDGGSFDQIYVAK; encoded by the coding sequence ATGACCCATTTCCGCAAATCCATTGTTTCCGTTCTGCTGTCGCTGGTGGCGTGTGCCGCACTGGCCGACGCCACCTTGCTCAATACGTCCTACGACGTCGCCCGCGACGTGTACAAGGATTACAACCCGTTGTTCCAGAAATACTGGAAGGCGAAGACGGGCGAGAGCCTTGAGTTGAAGCAGTCGCATGGTGGTTCGAGCAAGCAGGTGCGGGCTGTGGCCGATGGCCTTGAGGCCGACGTGGTGACCATGAACCAGGCCAACGACATCGAGTTTCTGGCCGACAAGGGGCTGGTCGCCAAGGACTGGGCGAAGAAATTCCCGAACAATGCCTCGCCTTACACCTCGACGATGGTTTTCATCGTCCGCAAGGGCAACCCGAAGGCGATCAAGGACTGGTCCGACGTCGCCGGGCCGGGCGTCCAGATGATCATTCCGCATCCGAAAAACACCGGCAACGGCCGCAACACCTACCTGTCGGCCTGGGCCTGGGCGCTCAAGCAGCCGGGTGGCAGCGATGCCAAGGCGCAGGAATTCCTCGGCAAGCTGCTCAAGAATGCGCCGCTGTTTGCCGCCGGTGGCCGCGATGCGACGACGACTTTCATGCAGCGCAAGATGGGTGACGTGCTGATCACCTTCGAATCCGAAGCCGAAATGATCGCCAAGGAGTTTGGCAAGGGCGAATTCGAAGTGGTCTATCCGAGCCTGACGATGCAGACTGAATTCCCGGTCGCGCTGGTCGAGAAGGTCGTCGACAAGAAAGGCACGCGCAAGCAGGCGCAGGCTTACCTCGAATATCTGTGGTCGAAGGAAGGTCAGGAAAATGCCGCGCAGAACTATCTGCGGCCGCGTGATGCCGAGCTGTTGAAGAAATATGCGGCTTCCTTCCCTGCCGTGAAGACCTTTACGGTCGATGAAGTGTTCGGTGGTGCCAACAAGGCATTTGCTGCCCACTTCAAGGATGGCGGCAGCTTCGACCAGATTTACGTTGCCAAGTAA
- the prfA gene encoding peptide chain release factor 1, with amino-acid sequence MKSSIRQKLELLVDRLDEIDRMLSAPSTAGDMDQFRKLSRERSEIEPVIVQFNAFRQAENDLAEAEAMRDDPEMRDFAEEEIASAKARLPELEIELQKLLLPKDPNDERSVLLEIRAGTGGDESALFAGDLFRMYSRYAERQRWQVEVMSASESELGGYREIICRLAGNGAYSRLKFESGGHRVQRVPETETQGRIHTSACTVAVMPEVDEVEDVNLNPADLRIDTFRASGAGGQHINKTDSAVRITHLPTGIVAECQDGRSQHANKASAMKVLAARIKDVQVRAQQAHISSTRKSLIGSGDRSERIRTYNFPQGRITDHRINLTLYKIAAIMDGDMDELLGALAAEHQADLLAELAETNG; translated from the coding sequence ATGAAATCGAGCATCCGCCAAAAACTCGAACTGCTGGTCGATCGCCTCGATGAAATCGACCGCATGCTGTCGGCGCCGAGCACGGCGGGGGACATGGATCAGTTCCGCAAGCTGTCGCGGGAACGCTCCGAAATCGAGCCGGTCATTGTCCAGTTCAATGCTTTCCGTCAGGCGGAAAACGATCTGGCCGAAGCCGAGGCAATGCGCGACGACCCGGAAATGCGCGACTTCGCCGAGGAAGAAATCGCCAGCGCCAAGGCGCGCCTGCCCGAACTCGAAATTGAGTTGCAGAAGCTGTTGCTGCCGAAAGATCCCAACGACGAGCGCAGCGTGCTGCTCGAAATTCGTGCCGGGACGGGGGGCGACGAGTCGGCGCTGTTCGCCGGCGATCTGTTCCGCATGTATTCGCGCTACGCCGAGCGTCAGCGCTGGCAGGTCGAAGTCATGTCGGCAAGCGAGTCGGAGCTCGGCGGCTATCGCGAAATCATCTGCCGGCTGGCTGGCAACGGCGCCTATTCGCGGCTCAAGTTCGAGTCCGGCGGCCACCGCGTCCAGCGCGTGCCGGAAACCGAAACGCAGGGCCGCATCCACACCTCGGCGTGCACCGTGGCGGTGATGCCGGAAGTCGACGAAGTCGAGGACGTGAACCTCAATCCGGCCGACCTGCGCATCGACACTTTCCGCGCTTCGGGCGCCGGTGGTCAGCACATCAACAAGACCGATTCGGCCGTGCGCATCACCCACCTGCCGACCGGCATCGTTGCCGAATGTCAGGATGGCCGTTCGCAGCACGCCAACAAGGCCTCGGCCATGAAGGTGCTGGCGGCGCGCATCAAGGACGTTCAGGTGCGCGCCCAGCAGGCGCACATTTCGAGCACCCGCAAGAGCCTGATCGGCTCCGGCGACCGCTCCGAACGCATCCGCACCTACAACTTCCCGCAGGGGCGGATCACCGATCACCGCATCAACCTGACGCTGTACAAGATCGCCGCGATCATGGACGGCGACATGGACGAACTGCTCGGCGCGCTGGCGGCGGAACATCAGGCCGATCTGCTGGCCGAACTGGCCGAAACGAACGGCTGA
- the cysW gene encoding sulfate ABC transporter permease subunit CysW — protein MKSTRATQEPVWVRYGLLTVGLGFLFFFLGLPLVAVFVEALAQGVPIYIEALKEPETASAIGLTIGIALAVLPFNIAFGVAAAWAIAKFEFRGKSLLITLIDLPFAVSPVVAGLIFILLFGSQGTFGPWLSEHDIKIIFAVPGMILATLFITFPFIARELIPLMQSQGKDEEEAAVSLGASGFQMFWRVTLPNIKWGLLYGVILSNARAMGEFGAVSVVSGHIRGETNTLPLHVEILYNEYNAIGAFAAASILALLALVTLVAKTIVEWRMKKETEMLNAVLAPEKT, from the coding sequence ATGAAATCAACACGCGCCACGCAGGAACCGGTCTGGGTTCGCTACGGCTTGCTGACCGTCGGTCTCGGCTTCCTGTTCTTCTTCCTCGGCCTGCCGCTCGTTGCCGTATTCGTCGAAGCGCTGGCCCAGGGCGTGCCGATCTACATCGAAGCCCTGAAAGAGCCGGAAACCGCCTCGGCCATCGGTTTGACCATCGGCATCGCGCTCGCCGTGCTGCCCTTCAATATCGCCTTCGGCGTCGCCGCGGCGTGGGCCATCGCCAAGTTCGAGTTCCGCGGCAAGAGCCTGCTCATCACGCTGATCGACCTGCCCTTTGCGGTCAGCCCGGTGGTCGCCGGCCTGATCTTCATCCTGCTCTTCGGCTCGCAGGGGACTTTTGGTCCGTGGCTCTCCGAGCACGACATCAAGATCATCTTCGCCGTCCCCGGCATGATCCTCGCCACGCTGTTCATTACCTTCCCGTTCATCGCCCGCGAACTGATCCCGCTCATGCAGTCACAGGGCAAGGACGAGGAAGAGGCTGCGGTGTCGCTCGGTGCCTCCGGCTTCCAGATGTTCTGGCGCGTCACGCTGCCCAACATCAAGTGGGGCCTGCTCTATGGCGTGATCCTGTCGAATGCACGGGCGATGGGCGAGTTTGGCGCCGTGTCGGTGGTTTCCGGCCACATCCGTGGCGAAACCAACACCCTGCCGCTGCACGTCGAAATCCTCTACAACGAATACAACGCCATCGGCGCCTTCGCCGCGGCGTCCATCCTTGCCCTACTGGCGCTCGTCACGCTGGTCGCCAAGACCATCGTCGAGTGGCGCATGAAAAAAGAAACCGAAATGCTGAACGCGGTGCTGGCACCGGAGAAAACCTGA
- a CDS encoding sulfate/molybdate ABC transporter ATP-binding protein codes for MSIEIRNISKRFGNFVALDNINLDIPTGELVALLGPSGCGKTTLLRIIAGMESADQGEILFSGAEATHLHARDRNVGFVFQHYALFRHMTVFENVAFGLRVKPRKERPSDADIKRRVMELLGLVQLDWLADRYPSQLSGGQRQRIALARALAVEPKVLLLDEPFGALDTKVRKELRRWLRRLHDDMHISSVFVTHDQEEALEVADRVVVMNHGKIEQIGSPDEVYSSPASPFVYQFLGNVNVFHSRQQGAYAEVERGEAAEKATAFVRPHDIDITHQPAEDGLQATVQHVHPIGPVVRIELLHGSEIVEVELSRERHESLQLAAGQSVWFRPRQMKVFGADALPRSTPEKQAFLF; via the coding sequence ATGAGTATCGAAATCCGCAACATCTCCAAGCGCTTCGGCAATTTTGTCGCGCTTGACAACATCAACCTCGATATCCCGACCGGCGAACTGGTCGCCCTGCTCGGCCCTTCCGGCTGCGGTAAGACGACCCTGCTGCGCATCATCGCCGGCATGGAAAGCGCCGATCAGGGGGAGATTCTGTTCTCAGGTGCCGAAGCCACGCACCTGCACGCCCGTGATCGCAATGTCGGCTTCGTCTTCCAACACTACGCGCTGTTCCGCCACATGACGGTGTTTGAGAATGTTGCCTTCGGCCTGCGCGTCAAGCCGCGCAAGGAACGGCCGTCGGACGCCGATATCAAGCGCCGGGTCATGGAGTTGCTCGGCCTCGTCCAGCTCGACTGGCTGGCCGACCGCTACCCGTCGCAGCTGTCCGGCGGCCAGCGTCAGCGTATCGCGCTGGCCCGCGCACTGGCTGTCGAACCCAAGGTCCTTCTGCTCGACGAACCCTTCGGCGCCCTCGATACCAAGGTGCGCAAGGAACTGCGCCGCTGGCTGCGTCGCCTGCACGACGACATGCACATTTCCAGCGTCTTCGTCACGCACGACCAGGAAGAGGCGCTGGAGGTCGCTGACCGCGTCGTCGTCATGAATCACGGCAAGATCGAGCAGATCGGCTCGCCGGACGAGGTCTATTCCAGCCCGGCCTCGCCCTTCGTCTACCAGTTCCTCGGCAACGTGAACGTCTTTCACAGCCGTCAGCAGGGCGCCTACGCCGAGGTCGAGCGCGGGGAAGCGGCTGAAAAAGCGACCGCCTTCGTCCGTCCGCACGATATCGACATCACCCATCAGCCGGCCGAGGATGGCTTGCAGGCGACCGTCCAGCACGTCCATCCGATCGGCCCGGTGGTCCGTATCGAACTGCTGCACGGCAGCGAGATCGTCGAAGTCGAGTTGTCGCGCGAGCGGCATGAATCGCTGCAACTGGCGGCCGGCCAGTCGGTGTGGTTCCGGCCGCGCCAGATGAAGGTGTTCGGTGCTGATGCCTTGCCACGGTCAACGCCGGAAAAGCAGGCATTTTTGTTCTGA
- a CDS encoding GGDEF domain-containing response regulator — protein MPHIPHSLIAQAATLESRWEHYRAKGEVDLFVEFTLSLNGLTEQLNRRHLPGLVRACQELENTALTLFGDSSMHPIPHDQANAISRQLIIILSELRRHETPATPARRQTDDLAERENTSQQPRQIVIVSRPNHPATKMLSEQLGFFGFIPSHVGWGETPDSEQPPLAILFIPEQKGRAYPPNAIADIMALRTEFPSSYFYCLSVPSNLQSIVLLQRAGADACVPLGDTVSDVLSRILDLAQTQEQETHRVLIVEDSATAIAHVRRSLSQHGIDSRAINDPRLLLEAAAEYKPDAILMDMHMPFCSGVEVTSALRQVPEYHSLPVIYLSSESDIAQQVEALRLGGDQFLTKPTNPIILAAVVKTKIQRYREMLHSTRHDSLTGLLNHATAKDQIERMMHDAMPGGRMVVAMIDIDRFKSINDRFGHPVGDQVIRSLSWLLRGRLRNTDLIGRYGGEEFIVALPDTELERATVLLDQIRQDFSELPHAHAEGSVHATFSCGIAALPYFITPSSIIQAADAALLQAKRSGRNCLLRAEPESGLSVTSVEMEQSAYRGLQFSPFAIVS, from the coding sequence ATGCCCCACATTCCTCACTCCCTCATCGCACAGGCGGCAACGCTGGAATCGCGCTGGGAACACTATCGCGCCAAAGGTGAAGTCGACCTTTTCGTCGAATTCACGCTGTCGCTCAATGGCCTGACCGAGCAACTCAACCGCCGTCACCTGCCGGGACTGGTCCGCGCCTGCCAGGAACTGGAAAACACTGCCCTGACCCTGTTCGGCGACAGTTCCATGCACCCCATCCCGCATGACCAGGCGAATGCCATCAGTCGGCAGTTGATCATCATCCTGAGCGAACTTCGCCGCCACGAAACGCCGGCCACCCCGGCAAGACGTCAGACGGACGACCTTGCCGAGCGCGAAAATACCAGCCAGCAACCGCGTCAGATTGTCATCGTATCCCGGCCGAACCACCCAGCGACGAAAATGCTGAGCGAGCAACTGGGCTTTTTTGGCTTCATCCCTAGCCACGTTGGCTGGGGAGAAACGCCGGATTCAGAGCAGCCGCCACTGGCCATCCTGTTCATCCCGGAGCAGAAAGGACGGGCTTATCCGCCCAATGCGATTGCCGACATCATGGCCTTGCGCACCGAATTCCCGAGCAGTTATTTCTATTGCCTGTCCGTGCCGAGCAACCTGCAAAGCATCGTCCTCCTCCAGCGCGCCGGCGCCGATGCCTGCGTGCCGCTTGGCGATACGGTCAGCGACGTCCTGTCACGCATTCTCGATCTGGCCCAGACGCAGGAACAAGAAACGCATCGCGTGCTGATCGTCGAAGACTCGGCCACCGCCATCGCCCACGTCCGGCGCTCCTTATCCCAGCACGGCATCGACAGCCGGGCCATCAACGACCCTCGGCTACTGCTCGAAGCGGCAGCCGAATACAAGCCCGATGCCATCCTGATGGACATGCACATGCCCTTCTGCAGCGGCGTCGAGGTGACCAGCGCCCTGCGCCAGGTACCCGAATACCATTCGCTGCCGGTCATCTACCTGTCGAGCGAAAGTGACATTGCCCAGCAGGTTGAGGCCTTGCGCCTCGGTGGCGACCAGTTCCTGACCAAGCCGACCAATCCGATCATTCTGGCGGCGGTGGTCAAGACAAAGATCCAGCGCTACCGGGAAATGCTGCACTCGACCCGCCACGACAGCCTGACCGGCCTGCTTAACCACGCTACGGCAAAGGATCAGATCGAACGCATGATGCACGACGCCATGCCGGGCGGCCGCATGGTTGTCGCCATGATCGACATCGACCGTTTCAAATCGATCAACGACCGCTTCGGCCACCCGGTCGGCGACCAGGTCATCCGCAGCCTGTCCTGGCTGCTGCGTGGCCGTCTGCGCAACACCGACCTGATCGGCCGCTACGGCGGCGAGGAGTTCATCGTCGCCCTGCCCGATACCGAACTGGAGCGGGCCACCGTCCTGCTCGACCAGATACGCCAGGATTTTTCTGAGCTGCCGCACGCGCACGCCGAGGGCTCGGTGCACGCCACCTTCAGTTGCGGCATCGCCGCCCTGCCTTATTTCATCACGCCATCAAGCATCATTCAGGCGGCCGACGCCGCCCTGCTTCAGGCCAAGCGCAGCGGCCGAAACTGTCTGCTCCGCGCCGAGCCGGAAAGTGGGCTCTCAGTCACCAGCGTGGAGATGGAACAGTCGGCTTACCGTGGCCTGCAGTTCAGCCCGTTCGCCATTGTCAGCTGA
- the cysT gene encoding sulfate ABC transporter permease subunit CysT, translated as MAAKTHRVLPGFGLALGYTLVYLSILILLPLGGMILKASELGFGQIIDIALGERSLAAFRVTFGASFLAAAINAFFGLIVAWILVRYPFPGKRFVDALVDLPFALPTAVAGITLATLYAGNGWLGQYLEPLGIKVAYTPLGIVFALTFITLPFVVRTLQPVIEDIETEVEEAAASLGASRWQTFVKVIFPAIFPALLTGFALAFARAVGEYGSVIFIAGNLPLVSEITPLLIISKLEQYDVLGATALAVVMLGLSFILLLSVNLLQWWTANRHKNSEPLEVTAAKASGVAA; from the coding sequence ATGGCTGCAAAAACTCACCGCGTGTTGCCCGGCTTTGGCCTGGCGCTGGGCTACACACTGGTCTATCTCTCGATCCTGATCCTGCTGCCGCTCGGTGGCATGATCCTCAAGGCCTCCGAACTCGGCTTCGGGCAGATCATCGACATCGCCCTCGGCGAGCGCTCGCTGGCCGCCTTTCGCGTCACCTTCGGCGCTTCGTTTCTGGCCGCGGCGATCAACGCCTTCTTCGGCCTGATCGTCGCCTGGATACTCGTGCGCTACCCGTTTCCCGGCAAGCGCTTCGTCGATGCCCTGGTTGATCTCCCTTTCGCCCTGCCGACGGCCGTCGCCGGCATCACGCTGGCCACGCTGTACGCTGGCAATGGCTGGCTCGGCCAGTATCTTGAGCCGCTCGGCATCAAGGTCGCCTACACGCCGCTCGGTATCGTTTTTGCGCTGACCTTCATCACGCTGCCCTTTGTTGTGCGCACCCTGCAGCCGGTGATTGAGGACATCGAAACCGAAGTCGAGGAGGCCGCCGCCTCGCTCGGTGCTTCGCGCTGGCAGACCTTCGTCAAAGTCATTTTCCCGGCCATTTTCCCGGCCCTGCTCACCGGCTTTGCCCTGGCCTTTGCCCGCGCTGTCGGCGAATACGGCTCGGTCATCTTCATCGCCGGCAACCTGCCGCTGGTTTCAGAAATCACGCCGCTGCTCATCATCTCCAAGCTCGAGCAATACGACGTGCTCGGTGCCACGGCGCTGGCCGTGGTCATGCTCGGCCTGTCCTTCATCCTGCTGCTCAGCGTCAATCTGCTGCAATGGTGGACGGCCAATCGCCACAAGAACAGCGAGCCGCTCGAAGTCACGGCGGCCAAGGCGAGCGGGGTGGCGGCATGA
- the hemA gene encoding glutamyl-tRNA reductase, which yields MIFTLGINHHSAPLAIRERVAFGADKLGHALGDLTRDRPVREVAILSTCNRTEIYCSAESPEVVIDWLAHYHQVERAELAPYIYTHDQPEAIRHAFRVASGLDSMVIGEPQILGQMKDAVRAAEENGTLGTQLHKLFQRSFSVAKEVRSTTAIGANIVSMAAAGVHLAERIFESIAGQRILFIGAGEMIELCAAHFCAGKPKQVTIANRTVERARALAEQYGGTAIRLDELGEHLAAHDIVVSCTASPLPIIGLGMVERAIKTRRHRPIFMVDLAVPRDIEEEVGKLDDVFLYTVDDLAQVVESGLESRQAAVVDAEAIIANRVQDFLGWLESRDTVPVIRSLRDSAERMRRHEMEHAIKLLAKGEAPEKVLEQLSQRLTNKFLHAPTQALNSADNGERAELQATVSRLFHLHAGD from the coding sequence GTGATTTTTACCCTCGGCATCAACCATCATTCCGCGCCGCTCGCCATCCGCGAGCGGGTAGCGTTTGGCGCCGACAAACTGGGCCATGCGCTGGGCGACCTGACGCGCGACCGGCCTGTCCGCGAAGTGGCCATCCTGTCCACCTGCAACCGCACCGAGATCTATTGTTCGGCCGAATCGCCCGAGGTCGTCATCGACTGGCTGGCGCATTACCACCAGGTCGAACGTGCCGAACTGGCCCCCTACATCTATACCCACGACCAGCCGGAAGCCATCCGCCACGCCTTCCGCGTCGCCAGCGGCCTCGATTCGATGGTCATCGGCGAGCCGCAGATTCTCGGCCAGATGAAAGACGCCGTGCGCGCCGCCGAAGAAAACGGCACCCTCGGCACGCAACTGCACAAGCTTTTCCAGCGCTCGTTCTCGGTCGCCAAGGAAGTCCGTTCGACGACAGCCATCGGCGCCAACATCGTCTCGATGGCCGCTGCCGGCGTCCATCTGGCCGAACGCATTTTCGAGTCGATTGCCGGCCAGCGCATCCTGTTCATCGGCGCCGGCGAAATGATCGAACTGTGCGCTGCCCACTTCTGCGCCGGCAAGCCGAAGCAGGTCACCATCGCCAACCGGACGGTTGAGCGGGCGCGTGCCCTGGCCGAGCAGTACGGCGGTACGGCCATCCGCCTGGACGAACTGGGCGAGCATCTGGCCGCTCACGACATCGTTGTTTCCTGCACAGCCAGCCCGCTGCCGATCATCGGCCTGGGCATGGTCGAACGGGCGATCAAGACGCGCCGCCACCGGCCGATCTTCATGGTTGACCTTGCCGTGCCGCGCGATATCGAAGAAGAAGTCGGCAAGCTCGACGACGTCTTTCTCTACACCGTGGACGATCTGGCCCAGGTGGTTGAAAGTGGCCTGGAGTCACGGCAGGCGGCGGTGGTCGACGCCGAGGCGATCATTGCCAACCGGGTGCAGGACTTTCTCGGCTGGCTAGAATCGCGCGACACAGTGCCGGTCATTCGCTCGCTGCGCGATTCGGCCGAACGCATGCGCCGGCACGAGATGGAGCATGCGATAAAGCTGCTGGCCAAGGGTGAGGCGCCGGAAAAGGTGCTCGAGCAGTTGTCGCAACGCCTGACCAACAAGTTCCTGCACGCCCCGACGCAGGCGCTGAATTCAGCTGACAATGGCGAACGGGCTGAACTGCAGGCCACGGTAAGCCGACTGTTCCATCTCCACGCTGGTGACTGA
- a CDS encoding ammonium transporter, translating into METVQSSSNVLFILLGAIMVLAMHAGFAFLEVGTVRKKNQVNALVKILSDFGVSTVAYFFVGYSIAYGVNFFSGVETLMEKNGFELTKFFFLLTFAAAIPAIISGGIAERAKFNPQLIATFMLVGFVYPFFEGIAWNQAFGVQAWLKATFGEEFHDFAGSVVVHAMGGWIALPAVLLLGARHGRYSKDGRISAHPPSSIPFLALGAWILTVGWFGFNVMSAQTLDKISGLVALNSLMAMVGGTLVALVAGKNDPGFLHNGPLAGLVAVCAGSDLMHPIGALVVGGVAGGLFVMMFTLVQNRWKIDDVLGVWPLHGMCGAWGGIAAGIFGSKALGGAGGITFMPQLIMTAMAIAVALIGGALVYGTLKATMGLRLDQEEEYEGADLSIHRITSTPEREPNW; encoded by the coding sequence ATGGAAACGGTTCAATCCAGTAGCAACGTGTTGTTTATCCTGCTCGGCGCCATCATGGTGCTGGCCATGCACGCAGGCTTTGCCTTCCTTGAGGTCGGCACGGTCCGCAAGAAAAACCAGGTTAATGCGCTGGTCAAGATCCTCAGCGATTTTGGCGTATCCACCGTGGCCTACTTCTTCGTCGGCTACAGCATCGCCTACGGCGTCAATTTCTTCAGCGGCGTCGAGACGCTCATGGAGAAAAATGGTTTCGAACTGACCAAGTTCTTCTTCCTGCTTACCTTCGCGGCAGCGATCCCGGCCATCATTTCCGGCGGCATCGCCGAACGGGCGAAGTTCAACCCGCAACTGATCGCCACCTTCATGCTCGTCGGTTTTGTCTATCCCTTCTTCGAAGGCATTGCCTGGAATCAGGCCTTCGGCGTCCAGGCCTGGCTCAAGGCCACCTTCGGCGAGGAGTTCCACGACTTCGCCGGCTCTGTCGTCGTCCATGCCATGGGCGGCTGGATCGCCTTGCCGGCCGTGCTCCTGCTCGGCGCGCGCCACGGCCGCTACAGCAAGGACGGCCGGATTTCAGCGCACCCGCCTTCATCCATTCCCTTCCTGGCGCTCGGTGCCTGGATCCTGACGGTCGGCTGGTTCGGCTTCAACGTCATGAGCGCCCAGACCCTCGACAAGATCTCCGGCCTGGTTGCATTGAATTCGCTCATGGCCATGGTCGGCGGCACGCTGGTCGCGCTCGTTGCCGGCAAGAACGACCCGGGCTTCCTGCACAATGGGCCGCTGGCCGGTTTGGTCGCTGTTTGCGCCGGTTCGGATCTGATGCACCCGATCGGTGCACTGGTCGTCGGTGGCGTGGCCGGCGGACTGTTCGTCATGATGTTCACTTTGGTGCAGAACCGCTGGAAGATCGACGATGTGCTTGGTGTCTGGCCGCTGCACGGGATGTGTGGTGCCTGGGGCGGCATCGCCGCCGGAATTTTCGGCAGCAAGGCGCTGGGCGGGGCAGGCGGCATCACCTTCATGCCGCAACTGATCATGACCGCGATGGCCATCGCCGTCGCCTTGATTGGCGGCGCGCTGGTCTATGGCACCCTCAAGGCGACCATGGGTTTACGCCTTGATCAGGAGGAGGAATACGAGGGCGCCGACCTCAGTATTCACCGGATTACGTCTACGCCGGAGCGCGAACCGAACTGGTGA
- a CDS encoding OmpA family protein, which yields MRASLPIAFLLSTTLTACAAFKAEIPPSKHISQSGPLKVHPGLLGKPVPAELQPGSSLPATNPAPLATSPTPEAPIKMDPVGLRTQRSVYFDLNSAAIKADYDPALRAHANYLAEHPKARVRIEGNADERGSAAYNHQLGLKRAENVRATLASHGARKKQISIKTLGASNPKKTGHDEESWAENRRSDVVYERED from the coding sequence ATGCGCGCTTCCCTGCCTATCGCTTTCCTCCTTTCCACAACGCTTACCGCCTGCGCCGCCTTTAAAGCCGAGATTCCGCCAAGCAAGCACATCTCGCAAAGCGGCCCGCTCAAGGTGCACCCCGGCCTGCTCGGCAAGCCGGTTCCCGCCGAACTGCAACCGGGTTCGAGCCTGCCGGCGACCAACCCGGCACCACTGGCCACCAGCCCGACGCCCGAAGCGCCGATCAAGATGGACCCGGTCGGCCTGCGCACCCAGCGCAGCGTCTATTTCGACCTCAACAGCGCCGCCATCAAGGCCGACTACGACCCGGCGCTACGCGCCCACGCGAACTACCTGGCCGAACACCCGAAGGCCCGCGTGCGCATCGAAGGCAATGCCGACGAACGCGGCAGCGCTGCTTACAATCACCAGCTGGGTCTTAAGCGCGCCGAAAACGTGCGCGCCACACTGGCCAGCCATGGCGCCAGGAAAAAGCAGATCAGTATCAAAACCCTGGGCGCCAGCAACCCGAAAAAAACCGGTCATGACGAAGAGTCGTGGGCTGAAAATCGCCGTTCCGACGTAGTTTACGAACGGGAAGACTAG